The following are encoded together in the Cheilinus undulatus linkage group 3, ASM1832078v1, whole genome shotgun sequence genome:
- the LOC121507247 gene encoding uncharacterized protein LOC121507247 encodes MEVNTTSLPERHTSRSAMETQTDKQRSNDHNNNGQLILVPHKDTIRLLEVYVKRSLSLNDGTLGITKNLKKEKWVTMPRKQRRHSSDPSLALAGLNSEGIGTFSGVENLSDLPETLHDNAEKFNKKPKKIKKPTFWKNIFSFFTGKSIDDEEQDHPPEIPEVSQTEEGSDVMTTCLPTTPVPTQKKKTMRRKSLKRRLSKRRLSIPKFNKAGKDGIPAEITRVQDAISVEPTYSYYEKVSEELEKIVNEVKEKEEVERLSDEEVINRIIALTKQQGDAIDDKLKDNPTLSNFFQGMSYSSFQQLADRYLEEEASPIHNPPTVLLTAPELVKLAFTLDFTARIAGLSRQNVGHITGLGNRYLQDRFEYQQACTDHPWSDSDD; translated from the exons ATGGAGGTTAATACTACTTCTTTACCTGAGAGACACACCAG TCGATCAGCAAtggagacacagacagacaaacaaaggTCCAACGACCACAACAACAACGGCCAGTTGATTTTGGTTCCCCACAAGGACACGATCCGTCTGCTTGAGGTTTACGTGAAGCGCAGCCTCAGCCTGAATGATGGGACACTTGGCATCACAAAGAATTTGAAGAAGGAAAAATGGGTGACGATGCCAAGAAAGCAAAGACGGCATTCTAGTGACCCTTCCCTCGCTTTAGCAGGATTAAACAGTGAGGGGATCGGCACGTTCTCTGGGGTTGAAAATCTCTCAGATCTGCCTGAGACACTACATGACAACGCAGAGAAATTCAACAAAAAGCCCAAGAAAATCAAGAAGCCCACCTTCtggaaaaatatatttagttTTTTCACTGGGAAGAGTATTGACGACGAAGAGCAGGACCATCCACCAGAGATTCCTGAGGTCTCTCAAACTGAAGAGGGGTCAGATGTCATGACCACATGCCTTCCTACAACTCCAGTCcccacacagaaaaagaaaacaatgagaaGAAAATCACTAAAAAGAAGATTATCCAAAAGGCGGCTATCAATACCAAAATTCAACAAAGCTGGAAAAGATGGGATTCCTGCAGAAATCACCCGAGTTCAGG ATGCCATCAGTGTGGAACCGACATACTCATACTATGAGAAAGTTTCAGAGGAACTGGAGAAAATTGTCAATGAggtgaaagagaaagaggaagttGAAAGGCTCTCTGATG AGGAAGTCATCAATAGGATCATTGCTCTCACCAAGCAGCAGGGTGACGCCATCGACGACAAG CTGAAGGACAACCCCACCCTCAGCAACTTCTTCCAGGGAATGTCCTACTCCTCCTTCCAGCAGTTAGCTGACAGGTATCTGGAGGAGGAAGCTTCCCCAATCCACAATCCTCCCACTGTGCTGCTCACGGCTCCTGAGCTGGTCAAGCTGGCCTTCACTCTCGACTTCACCGCAAGGATAGCTGGACTCTCACGGCAGAACGTGGGTCACATTACAGGCCTGGGGAACCGTTATCTGCAGGACCGATTTGAATACCAACAG GCGTGTACAGATCATCCATGGTCTGACAGCGACGACTGA
- the rplp2 gene encoding 60S acidic ribosomal protein P2, producing the protein MRYVAAYLLAVLGGNTSPSAKDIKAILGSVGIEADDERLNKVISELNGKDINEVMNSGLSKLASVPAGGAVAAAPAAGGAAAAGAAPAAAEEKKEEKKEESEESDEDMGFGLFD; encoded by the exons ATGCGTTACGTGGCCGCTTACCTCCTGGCTGTGCTCGGTGGAAACACCAGCCCCTCTGCAAAGGACATCAAGGCCATCTTGGGCAGCGTGGGAATTGAGGCCGATGACGAACGCTTAAACAAG GTCATAAGTGAGCTTAATGGAAAAGACATCAATGAAGTCATGAACTCAG GCCTTTCTAAGCTTGCCTCCGTACCAGCAGGTGGTGCTGTAGCGGCTGCTCCTGCAGCTGGTGGGGCCGCTGCAGCTGGGGCTGCACCTGCTGCTG cggaagagaaaaaggaagagaagaaggaggaaTCAGAAGAATCAGATGAGGACATGGGCTTCGGACTCTTTGATTAA
- the LOC121506955 gene encoding adenosine receptor A1-like yields MVSSPGIKPREHVDMVYISIETAIALASVLGNVLVVLVVCVNRALRNTTFCFIVSLAVADIAVGVLVIPLAIIISLGFHTQFYTCLFLSCLLLIITQSSILSLLAIAIDRYLRVKIPTRYSTIVTQRRAYVAVFLCWILSFLTGIVPMTGWNNLDTHRNLSSSSSIVCEFITVMRLDYMVYFNFFGWVVVPLSIMIALYAEIFRVIRRQLNRRAEATCDTSDRDRYYQKELKLAKSLALVVFLFAVCWLPIHIMNCITFFCPDCHVPKLAFYIGIFMSHVNSALNPMVYAFRIKHFRVTLIQITRRCMLCKPAEPTPCTSTPALEKVEM; encoded by the exons ATGGTTTCCTCTCCTGGTATCAAACCTCGGGAGCATGTGGATATGGTTTACATCTCCATCGAGACAGCCATCGCCCTGGCCTCGGTGCTGGGGAATGTGCTGGTGGTGCTTGTTGTGTGCGTGAACCGGGCTCTCCGCAACACCACCTTCTGCTTCATCGTGTCTCTGGCTGTAGCGGACATCGCTGTGGGTGTTCTGGTAATCCCTCTGGCCATTATCATCAGCCTGGGATTTCACACTCAGTTTTACACCTGCCTCTTCCTGTCCTGTCTGCTCCTCATCATCACCCAGAGCTCCATCCTTTCTCTGCTGGCCATCGCCATCGACAGATATCTGAGAGTCAAGATCCCTACCAG GTACAGCACCATAGTGACCCAAAGGAGGGCATACGTGGCTGTTTTTCTCTGCTGGATCCTCTCCTTCCTGACTGGAATAGTTCCCATGACTGGATGGAATAATCTGGACACTCACAGAAACCTCAGCAGCTCCAGCAGCATCGTCTGTGAGTTCATCACCGTCATGAGGCTGGACTACATGGTGTACTTTAATTTCTTCGGCTGGGTGGTGGTGCCGCTGTCTATAATGATCGCTCTGTACGCCGAGATCTTCAGGGTGATCCGGCGGCAGCTGAACCGTCGTGCTGAGGCCACGTGTGATACATCTGATAGGGACCGGTACTATCAGAAGGAACTGAAACTGGCCAAGTCTCTGGCCCTGGTGGTCTTCCTCTTTGCCGTGTGCTGGCTGCCAATACACATCATGAACTGCATCACATTCTTCTGCCCGGACTGTCACGTACCCAAGTTAGCCTTTTATATTGGGATTTTCATGTCCCATGTGAACTCAGCACTCAACCCGATGGTGTATGCATTCAGGATAAAGCATTTCCGTGTCACACTGATCCAAATCACTCGACGCTGCATGTTATGTAAGCCTGCAGAGCCAACGCCATGCACCAGCACACCAGCCCTGGAGAAAGTGGAAATGTGA